A single Triticum dicoccoides isolate Atlit2015 ecotype Zavitan chromosome 2A, WEW_v2.0, whole genome shotgun sequence DNA region contains:
- the LOC119352055 gene encoding pathogenesis-related protein 1-like has translation MASTNSWTHEIESSVAAPRLFRAGVMDWHTLAPKLAPHIVASAHPVEGEGGIGSVRQFNFTSAMPFSIMKERLEFLDAGKCECKSTLIEGGGIGSAIETATSHIKVEPAANGGSVVKVDSTYKLLPGVEVNDEITKAKESVTAIFKAAEAYLIANPDAYN, from the exons ATGGCCTCCACCAACAGCTGGACCCATGAGATCGAGTCGTCGGTCGCAGCACCGCGCCTGTTCCGCGCCGGCGTGATGGACTGGCACACTCTCGCGCCCAAGCTCGCGCCACACATCGTCGCCAGCGCTCACCCCGTGGAAGGCGAAGGCGGCATCGGCAGCGTCAGGCAGTTCAACTTCACCTCAG CCATGCCCTTTAGCATCATGAAGGAGAGGCTCGAGTTCCTGGACGCGGGCAAGTGCGAGTGCAAGTCAACCCTCATCGAGGGCGGCGGCATCGGCTCGGCCATCGAGACCGCAACGTCGCACATCAAGGTGGAGCCGGCGGCCAACGGCGGGAGCGTCGTGAAGGTGGACTCGACGTACAAGCTGCTGCCAGGCGTGGAGGTGAATGACGAGATCACCAAGGCCAAGGAGTCCGTCACGGCCATCTTCAAGGCTGCCGAGGCCTACCTCATCGCCAACCCCGACGCCTACAACTGA